Genomic segment of Arthrobacter antioxidans:
CGATGCTCCGCAGGCCCCGCATCGGCCAGAACGCCCAGCACCCGCCGAGCCGGCCTGCGGCGCCCGCTGCACCCGCCCCGACCGACGACGTGCCGGTGAAGTCCGCCAACGTCCTGCGGAACGGCGGCATCACGGTGGACGGCGACGCACGCATCGCCAGCTGCGCCGGCGTGGAACTGCCGCTCACGAAGACCGAATTCAACCTGCTGTACGAGCTGATGCAGGGCAACGGGGCCGTCCGGACCAAGGAGGAGCTGGTCCGCGTGTCCCGGGGCGGGGACTACCGGGGGTACAACTTCGTCAGCCGCACGGACGAGCGGGCCATCGAGGTGCACATCGCGAATCTCCGCCAGAAGCTGGCACGCGTGGACGGCGGCCCGGAACTCATCACGACGGTGCGGGGCGTGGGGTTCCGCGTCGTGCCCCGGGCCACGGACTAGACCGGGACCGTCGACGGCTCAGGGTTCTCCGGGTAGCCCGCCCGCAGTTCCCCGAGCGTGTCCGCGGCGCACGCGCGCAGCGGGGCGACCGCGCGCCGGGCGCCGTCGAGGTCGTCGGCGGTGATCATGCCGTGGACTGCACGTGCCGCCTGGTTGAGGCGCACCGCGCCCACCATCATGGCCGACGTCGTCACGCTGAGGACGGCGTCCTCGGCGCCCGTGGCATCGCCGGCCTCGATCCCCCGCTCCAACCGCTCGAGCTTTCCCTCGAGCGTCGCGGAGAAGTCCCGTGCGAACCGGTGGACGACGGCGGGGTCGG
This window contains:
- a CDS encoding response regulator transcription factor; protein product: MTSSAPGDRRGAVVIEDDLDIRNLVCAVLEQGGFVVSSATTGREGVDVIRQQHPMVVTLDIGLPDIDGYEVLRRIRNTTDCYVIVLSGHSDEMDILTALQAGADDYVLKPFRPRELRARIDAMLRRPRIGQNAQHPPSRPAAPAAPAPTDDVPVKSANVLRNGGITVDGDARIASCAGVELPLTKTEFNLLYELMQGNGAVRTKEELVRVSRGGDYRGYNFVSRTDERAIEVHIANLRQKLARVDGGPELITTVRGVGFRVVPRATD